Proteins from one Brevibacillus humidisoli genomic window:
- a CDS encoding Gmad2 immunoglobulin-like domain-containing protein: protein MRKPIILIMSACLLLAQGCSSSEPSSSPNPTPTETPGDVVGDHADQSGSPSDQEDTSQQQDTEAAPSTDQAEESGEGSSGQEDDKQAGESETYQNESFQGVVVTKGSDDSYTVTGKARVFEGVVDYVVEDGHNELLKGHVQADHGAPEWGEFEITFQVKKAEPNTTLVLYLFETSAKDGSHRNQLPIPLP from the coding sequence ATGAGAAAACCTATCATCTTGATCATGTCCGCCTGCCTGTTGCTGGCGCAAGGGTGCAGTTCGTCTGAGCCGTCATCGTCGCCGAATCCGACTCCCACAGAGACACCAGGTGATGTGGTTGGCGATCACGCCGATCAGAGCGGCAGTCCATCCGACCAAGAGGATACCAGTCAACAACAGGATACAGAGGCGGCACCTTCCACTGATCAAGCAGAGGAGTCCGGAGAGGGATCGTCAGGGCAAGAGGACGATAAACAGGCGGGAGAGAGTGAGACGTATCAGAATGAAAGCTTTCAAGGAGTAGTTGTAACAAAAGGCAGCGATGATTCGTATACCGTAACAGGAAAAGCACGAGTATTTGAAGGGGTAGTCGATTACGTCGTAGAGGATGGGCATAACGAACTGCTGAAGGGACATGTTCAGGCGGATCATGGCGCACCGGAATGGGGAGAATTTGAGATCACTTTCCAGGTGAAAAAAGCGGAACCGAATACGACGCTTGTCCTGTATCTGTTCGAGACTAGTGCAAAAGACGGAAGTCACCGGAACCAATTGCCAATCCCTTTGCCCTGA
- the yunB gene encoding sporulation protein YunB — MAVFRARRRIRRPLTKTKAFFIALVLFLALTIQMLVVVENRIEPTLLILASQKAEQLAKQAISDAVTKRIAQTGVDFNEIVKIEKDNEGKIQAYEFNFKEYSRIVGETTSRIQNRLKEFEDTNVGRDIPLGLATGSSFLAQMGPRLPVTFVPIGSVKTRLETELDEAGINMVLATVYIFVEVDLRIVIPFATDEKTVTTKIPITHSLIIGEVPQYLYDSSDGKPDVPRMSGDKNIGIEQSD; from the coding sequence GTGGCAGTGTTTCGGGCACGTCGACGTATTCGCAGGCCATTGACGAAGACAAAAGCTTTCTTTATCGCACTTGTCTTGTTTTTGGCACTGACAATCCAGATGCTGGTAGTCGTTGAAAACAGGATCGAACCGACGCTGTTGATTCTCGCTTCGCAAAAAGCGGAACAGCTCGCCAAACAGGCAATCTCTGATGCCGTGACCAAGCGGATTGCCCAGACAGGTGTTGACTTCAATGAGATCGTCAAGATAGAGAAAGACAATGAGGGAAAGATCCAGGCCTATGAATTCAATTTTAAAGAGTACTCCCGGATTGTGGGCGAGACTACCTCACGCATCCAGAACAGGCTCAAAGAGTTTGAAGACACAAATGTGGGGCGCGATATTCCACTTGGCTTGGCGACGGGAAGCAGCTTTCTCGCACAGATGGGCCCACGCTTGCCGGTGACGTTTGTGCCGATCGGCTCCGTGAAGACCCGGTTGGAGACCGAGTTGGACGAAGCGGGCATCAACATGGTCCTGGCTACTGTGTACATATTTGTTGAAGTAGATCTGCGGATCGTCATCCCGTTTGCTACCGATGAGAAAACAGTCACCACCAAAATTCCGATCACCCATTCCCTGATCATTGGCGAAGTGCCGCAATACCTCTATGACAGCAGCGATGGCAAGCCTGACGTACCGCGTATGTCCGGGGACAAAAACATTGGAATTGAGCAGTCGGATTAG
- a CDS encoding Lrp/AsnC family transcriptional regulator, translating into MDEIDRKILMHLQQNARVSMTELGKAVGLTSPATAERVRKLEERGVITGYRATVTAEKLNKQLTAYLLFDIRSQNGFSTFCGQHPDVVECHRVAGPYSHLTKVVTCSARSLEQFIDEAEAYGRATTLLVLSSPIEQKCILPDITS; encoded by the coding sequence GTGGACGAAATTGATCGCAAAATTTTAATGCATCTCCAACAAAACGCACGAGTCTCCATGACCGAGCTAGGCAAGGCGGTCGGTCTGACCTCGCCGGCGACTGCCGAAAGAGTGCGAAAATTGGAGGAGCGCGGAGTGATTACCGGGTACCGTGCTACGGTGACCGCGGAGAAGCTAAACAAACAACTCACCGCCTACCTGTTGTTTGACATTCGTTCACAAAACGGATTTTCTACTTTCTGCGGGCAGCATCCCGATGTGGTTGAGTGTCATCGTGTTGCCGGGCCGTACAGCCATCTGACCAAAGTCGTAACATGTTCGGCCCGCTCCTTGGAGCAATTCATCGATGAAGCAGAAGCGTACGGAAGAGCGACAACGCTGCTGGTCTTGTCATCGCCTATCGAACAGAAATGCATACTGCCTGACATCACTTCATAG